In Maridesulfovibrio sp., the following proteins share a genomic window:
- a CDS encoding riboflavin synthase, producing the protein MFTGLIQGKGRIENAENRGNETRFKVSAPKINDYEKGESIAINGVCLTVETYGDSWFTCYASKESMSVTNLGNLKRGSMVNYERALAMGDRLGGHIVSGHVDCLGHVESVRPSGESRIYRIKFPAEHGKYVVTKGSVALDGISLTINDCGEDYLEVNIIPETQEETTISLWTPGYPVNIETDVIGKYVERMVAPWTGRKSDDKPQSKLTMDFLRENGF; encoded by the coding sequence ATGTTCACCGGACTGATTCAGGGAAAAGGACGCATTGAAAATGCCGAGAACCGGGGCAACGAAACCCGCTTTAAAGTCAGTGCGCCCAAAATTAATGATTACGAGAAAGGCGAATCCATCGCAATCAACGGGGTCTGCCTCACTGTAGAAACTTACGGCGACAGCTGGTTCACCTGCTACGCCAGTAAGGAATCCATGTCAGTGACAAATCTTGGCAACTTGAAGCGTGGCTCCATGGTCAATTATGAACGCGCACTGGCCATGGGAGACCGTCTGGGTGGACATATCGTTTCCGGACATGTTGATTGTCTGGGGCATGTTGAATCCGTCAGGCCCTCAGGTGAATCCAGAATTTACCGCATCAAATTTCCTGCTGAACATGGCAAGTATGTTGTTACCAAAGGTTCTGTCGCCCTTGATGGAATAAGTCTCACCATCAACGATTGCGGTGAGGACTACCTCGAAGTAAACATCATTCCCGAGACTCAGGAAGAGACCACCATTTCCCTGTGGACCCCGGGATATCCCGTTAACATCGAGACCGATGTTATCGGTAAATATGTGGAACGGATGGTCGCGCCATGGACAGGCAGAAAGTCGGATGACAAGCCGCAGAGTAAGCTTACCATGGATTTTCTGCGTGAAAATGGATTCTGA